The genomic segment TCACTTAATACTCACTATTCGAGAACCCCGTAACGACATGGGACTGCGTTTTACTCAGCTTCAACAACGGCAACAGCGTAGAGACAGAATAAAACTCTGTCTGTTTGCGTTGCTTTTAGCTATCACAGTAGTTATCAGCCTGTCGGCCGGAGATATCTGGCTGCCTCCACAATTATGGTTTAGCGAACAGGCGCAGCTGTTCGTCTGGCAACTGCGTCTTCCCCGAACATTAGCCGTAATTGCCGTAGGGGCAGGGTTGGCTATGTCAGGAGCCGTGATGCAATCGTTGTTTGATAATCCACTGTCAGAGCCCGGATTATTGGGTGTTGCTAACGGTGCCGGTGTTGCTTTGGTATTGACCATTTTACTGGGTGGCGGTTTATTACCCGTTTGGTTGCTAAGTATGAATGCCATTTTGGGGGCATTAATCCTGACGCTGATTTTATTAGGATTATCGCGACGCAAACTGCTCCCCGGCGCCAGACTGCTGCTGATTGGTTTCGCGTTAGGAATTGCCTGCAGCGCCATTATGACCTGGGCCGTCTATTTCAGCTCCAGTATGGATTTACGTCAGTTACTCTACTGGCTGATGGGTAGTTTTGGCGGCATTGGCTGGCAGCAAAAATGGTTGATACTGGCATTAGTTCCTGCATTGGTGTGGTTAATTTATCAGGGTAATAAACTTAATTTGCTCTCTTTGGGTGAAGATCAGGCGCGTCAGTTAGGGGTTCCATTAGTCGTCTGGCATAATATTTTTGTCATGATTATTGCCTGGGTAGTCGGCACCAGTGTGGCGCTGGCAGGA from the Limnobaculum zhutongyuii genome contains:
- the btuC gene encoding vitamin B12 ABC transporter permease BtuC, giving the protein MGLRFTQLQQRQQRRDRIKLCLFALLLAITVVISLSAGDIWLPPQLWFSEQAQLFVWQLRLPRTLAVIAVGAGLAMSGAVMQSLFDNPLSEPGLLGVANGAGVALVLTILLGGGLLPVWLLSMNAILGALILTLILLGLSRRKLLPGARLLLIGFALGIACSAIMTWAVYFSSSMDLRQLLYWLMGSFGGIGWQQKWLILALVPALVWLIYQGNKLNLLSLGEDQARQLGVPLVVWHNIFVMIIAWVVGTSVALAGIIGFIGLIIPHILRLTDITDHRYLLTGCALTGSTLLLMADLTSRVAMSSAELPIGVITSTIGAPLFIWMLLRHAKTY